The following proteins are co-located in the Zonotrichia albicollis isolate bZonAlb1 chromosome 1, bZonAlb1.hap1, whole genome shotgun sequence genome:
- the STK31 gene encoding serine/threonine-protein kinase 31, which produces MQELTASLEMMYGQDSEADDSGDFQQFFEWMGVKTKKLICVRNNMDTTLQILADWFSDISKDSVYLERLSAAPSPFLQTSSLNLLLVTITLQEHDEAQKRIIMSTHNKAIYEAQYEQSVTTE; this is translated from the exons GAGCTGACAGCTTCTCTGGAGATGATGTATGGTCAAGATTCTGAAGCAGATGACTCAGGAGATTTTCAACAGTTCTTTGAGTGGATGGGTgttaaaacaaagaaattaatttgtgtCAGAAATAATATGGACACAACTCTGCAAATTCTTGCTGACTGGTTCAGTGACATCTCAAAG gaCTCAGTCTACCTGGAAAGACTGTCAGCTGCTCCTTCTCCATTCCTGCAGACCAGCTCCCTCAATCTCCTTCTTGTCACTATTACCC TCCAGGAGCATGATGAAGCACAGAAGAGAATAATCATGAGTACTCACAATAAAGCCATATATGAAGCTCAATATGAGCAAAGTGTAACCACAGAATAG